The genomic DNA ATTGGCTAGCAGAGATGTGAACAGGGGGGCAGTTTTACAACTTAACCCCCACTTCATAAATTCCGTAAAGAGACTCTCCCTGGCCATGCAGTATGGAGGGAGAGTTTCACTGTAAGACAAAGGGATTCTCCGGTCCAATTCTACTCCATCCCAGAATTTGGGAACTGAACAATATTCCTATTTTGGAGAATGTATAAATGGTCGGTGGAGAAGTCAGCTACGACCCTGTccgttttgtttcatgtttgtgacctcatgaaagacaatacagccacattaccctaACTCTGTTAATACAGGTTCCTCAGTTatgaggcttgcatctaattattgtatacaataaatgagtaaagatgaaagtATATGCGAAATGATGTTAACATTTAAAATGACAGAATTCTTCATAAGTAAAatatgctcactcagtggccacaCACAAGTGAATAGGCATTGGTTGGAAATTATAAACCAACCCCTTTTCTACATTTCTATAAGAGCCCAGTGACCCAATTCACGTCAGACCACGCAAACCCCGGTGTATGCTAAGGTTGcaatggttgttgaattcctaaccataccacttggagcattggctacacggctggaaatggttaaactctgagactatcgatccctacagaataagagcaaatcttagatactaattactagacTGCAGCTAGAAATGATGTAAACCTAGGATGCGAAAACTgccaaccgccgaaacatctactCTAAGAATAATGGACGCCTGACGTATTCATTACAACAGACGCTATCAGGAGCTGCGGATAGAGCGTCAACCACTTCTGGGGAAGtaaccagagactctctgatgaactgactctccagcagacggacggacaattccaacagagaagacaacaacgaCATATGGGCGTAAATATATTGactgcaattattcccgaatgagtgaacGTTCATGTGCAAAGAATGAGCATTTCAATGAATATAATTATCCACTGTGTAGTGATTCATTTAGTCTTTCCCGCTCCTTTATTAGTCCACACCCCCTTTTCTTTGTATACCAAGCAGTCATATCGGTTTAGCCCACTGTGGGATCTTCcctatcattgttagtaaccaatgtactgtttgtttgttatgcaTAGCTGTGATTATTTAGtcagtaaataaatgattaagccaattggtgtatggatgattcatagtttaGGCTGGTTTGgtcagataaccaacaatttacgacgtttggaaagaataattcattaatagaaGACTCATTTAGTTATATTTGGAAAATTATAACTAATCTGAAGATTCTCTGAttccccaacttcctagttaattacatttacatgagtaGTTTAACCACGTAATAATAAGATAATTGATTTGATAGAATAAGTATTCACATGTAATGATAGCCAGAGACCCGACACAAGTAGGTCTAGTACATGTACCGTTAATCCCGTGTCATTTAcattcatttctgttaatgcatgtatTAACTATAGTCATTTACCTTTCTCATTATGTTTGCAGTGTTGAGTTCACAACCTCCTACACTATTGAGAAACAAGTTTAGGTTAATTTCATACCAATTACAAGTTGTCAAATCTTTGTTAATTAATTGCCTTTTGTTTTGAGTGCTCGGTGAGCAATGAGCCACGTCCTGATACAGTCGAGGGAGCGTGTGCCTGAGCACGCACAGAAGTCGACGtacctggctgctccatgcaaaagTAGGAAAGTGTCTATTTTGCAATGTCAGATTTCGTGATTGTTATAACTCACCACGTCCACCACTAATAATCTGAGCTTCGCAGTCATTTTTTCTTGACCTCGCACAGTAAGTCAACCAAGTCTGTTTCTTTAACATCAATTGCGAATGATAGTTCCTCAGTATTTGAAATAGCTTTCCAACACTCCCGGCCTCGATAATcaccaagcctcggtgtgaaATATCATGATCTGATCATTCCATATATCCCGATAAAACGCTCTACAAAAACTGCTGTTCCGGCTGGAAAATTGTTCCACGAAAATGCCCATATAAAAAATGACCATAACTGGCatgcagatcggtagaaatggtaggGTAAATTGTAGCTTCCCCAAACTTAAAACCAAAGAGCTGCCTATGGTCTTTACTATAACACTCATAACAAAATGATGTGTGCACACATAGGAGGACCCATGAAAAAAACGTGCCCGCTTATGGAAATCAACGGCCATTCAACTGATTTGTCTGTAGAGGAGTTTTTCCTCAATAGTCGGAAGACGTTTACGCCTATAAGGAATGTCTCTCCTTATCAACATTCCTTCATCTGACTGCAATGATTTCTAAAGAACTAAACAGGTGTAAGCAAACCCTGGACCCCGGTCATGGCTAGGAGGGATCCTGCTTTTGACAAATTAACGTCAGATTTACTTTTTATGCAGCAGTTTAGGTGAATTAACGTATTAAGTTAATAATGTTTCATGTAAATGCttgtttttcttttctgttgcaaaacgttttgataaagtgtgcactaatgaatatgacccaggtgAAAGCAATGCTCGATGCCCACTAAGAATTAGCTTTCACCTGGTAACTACATTTTCCACTAGAGGGTGATATACagctaactgccaaaataaaggaaacacccaGATAAAGTGTTTTTaagtagggcgttgggccaccacatgCTGCCAGGACAccttcaatgtgccttggcatagattctacaagtgtatGGAACTATTGGAAgaatgtgacaccattcttctacGAGATATtctataatttggtgttttgttgatggtggtggaaaacactgtttCAGGTggtgctccagaatctcccataaatgttcaattgggttgacaTCTGGtaactgacacacactcacacactcacagaatTTTGGAACTgagttatatacagtgcctttggaaagtattcagaccccttgaatttttccacattttgttatgttacagccttattctaacatggattaAGTAAATAAAAATTGTCAGCAATCTGCactcaatacccaataatgacaaagtgaaaacaggtttttagaaatgttagcaaatttattcaaatataaaaacagaaataccatatttacataagtattaagaccctttgctatgagactcaaaattgagttaaggtgcatcctgtttccattgatcatccttgagatgtttctacaacttgattggagtccacctgtggtaaatgaaaTTAATTGGACaagacttggaaaggcacacacctgactaTATAAGGTCCTGAACCCAGCAaatctgagcaatcgggggagaagggccttggtcagggaggtgaccaagaacctgatggtcactctgacagagctctagagttcctctgtggagatgggagaaccttccagaagggcaaccatctcggaagcactccactaatcaggcctttatggtcgagtgCCCAGACgaatgccactcctcagtaaaagacacatgacagcctacttggagtttgccaaaaggcacttaaagactctcagaccatgaaaacaaGATTCTGTgttctgatgaaatcaagattcaactctttggcctgaatgcgaagtgtcatgtctggaggaaacctggcactatccatacagtggtggcagcatcatgctgtggtgtttttcagaggcagggactgggagaccagtcaggattgaggcaaagatgaatggagcaaagtacagagatccttgatgaaaagattctccagagtgctcagtatctcagactggggcgaaggttcaccttccaacaggacaacgaccctaagcacacagccaagacaatgcaagagtggctttgggacaagtctttgaatgttcttgagtgagccagccagagcctggacttgaacccgattgtacatctctggagagacctaaaaatagctccccatccaacctgacagagcttgagaggatctgcagagaagaatgggagaaattccccaaatacaggtgtgccaagcttatagcgtcatatccaagaagactcaaggctgtaattgctgccaaaggtgtttcaacaaagtactgagtaaagggtctgaatacttatgtaaatgtgatattgaattttttatttttaataaattatcaAAAAAATTATAAACCTGTTTTAGCATATTtctaacaaaatatggaaaaagtcaaagggtctgaatactttccaaaggctcTACATAGTATAAAGAGGTATAGAGTACAAAGGCAAGAGTAAAAGTATGCCAGCCTTACTGGTGAACTCCCGCTAGTGCCAACCTCCTCTAGTTACTGTCTTAAAGATCAACTAAACACTCAACCTCCATGGACGTACTGCGCCAGTCGGTGCTGACGGGGAATAATACACTTATACACACATCTTTGTCAATGTCTCTGTGTGATGTGCATATTTCAATATGTTCATTAATAATTAAACTGCATTCTTTGTCCATCTTCCTATAAGTGGGTGTAAAAACAAACAAGGATGTGGTCGAGCAACATATCTAAGTATGGGCTTTGCGGGTGGTGGGTGTGTTTTGTGCTGATCAGCAGCATATAAGAAAGGGACGATTGAGCACTAATAAACACACCCTCTCACTGTAGACAGCCACCTGTTCATACCTGTCTGCCTCTATAGGGGGGCCAAATGGAGCGTTGGAGGTTGAGCTTACAGGGTAAGTGTggtattatatattttaaatactCTTATTGTTTTAGACTGGACTTTAGAATGCAGCTTGAAGTATTTTTCCATTTTATATTAATTTcgcaatatactgtatatgcatattTGTAAATACAGTTCATGGAATGCACCTTGAAATGTTGTTTCATTGTTAATGTTTTTTGGCTGATTTTCAAGGGGAAGTTCAGGATTTTATATATACTACAAAGTAGTCCATGGGCCAAGAGAAACTATAATCCTTTGTTCGGTTTTTGTGAAACAGCAACTACAAGCAGCCAACTTTAGCCACCGCTAGCTAAAAATCAGTGGGAGTGATAGGGATAAAAGTGCAATAAAAAAATGTCATTGACAAATTAACTGAAATAAACTCATTATTTGGTTTAAGTTTACTTGGAGTGATTTAGCCATGTAGCCCTTTCCTGaagtcaatgaccaaaagcaccctctttggcctcatgggtggaatgttattcatatttttcataattttatAAAGATTATTTCAAAATACCCAACGAAAAACTGGTGTTTCTAACAGTTTtgctatatttcagtcttctgtgatgtatatgaagtgtaatattgagatgcaaactcaaaattgaatacatttcacctctatatctgacatggtacaggtgtctcctttttaagcccataaccatgtgtgaggtgtatactatTGTTTCAAAGTAAATTTGTTAGACTACCAATAATCACTTtttgtgaccctgatttagcccactgcagtaaaaggttaaaagAAATGAATCCGGTTTCTCCTTTCACTACCATTGATTGTTAGCTAGCGATAGCTAAAGTTAGCAAAAGTTTGTATAGCCTATTTTTGTTTCGAGTTGAGTTACTTCCATTACAGATAAACCATGAAACCCCATTGTTGGTTTGTGAAAAAAATAAGGTGCATTGACACGTTTGCTTATTCAACCATCTAACAAGAAGCTTGTAATGCAGCTATGGTGCAGCTATGCAAATCCCGATTTTTGCATTTAATGTCATCAATAGGACAAGATAACCAAATTGAGCTTTAATAGTTGTGTTATCTTTCCCTGTGAGTTACATTTACTGCACTTTCCAATGTGTTATAAGGAAATGAATGTCCAGTTATAAGCTGTACAGTTACATATGCCATGCCTGTTTTATAGTTTATCTGTCTTTATGACCTAGGAAATATGGAGTTATATCAGATTGTTTAGCAATTCACATGACTGACTCATTGTTTCTACCAAATTCCCCTGGTTTCTTGTTCATGATGCTAAACGGACTTGGCCTACTTCCTCACTCACAGCCAGCATGTTTCAGTTCATGCTGTTCACTACTCTTCTGCTGGGTAAGTTAAGTCTAAGAATCTTGCTGCATCGCAGGAAATGCAGAGATTCACTGAAAACACACgattatattaacagtattgcacttttcatgtagcttaCTTTTGGCCAGCTAAAAGCATATAACCACCGTTCAAGCAACATTATGggactaaacgttcaaatcctgttgctgcaggattatttttgctgtgacaatatggGTGAAATTAAGTTCCTTCATCTGTATAGTGATTTGTGAATGTTTGGTGGTCTTATGGTTTGAATTGCTCTGTGGATGCTCTTCCCACAGATTTATCCGCAGTGTCCAACACAGCTGTTCTAGTACGGAATGGATCCTCTGTGACTCTGCTCTGCAAAAACTCTAGCATGAGTAATGCTTGCTGGAGCAGAACATGTAATGGGTTTTGGTGCGTTGAACCAATAGTGGAGGTATCCGGACCTGACATTTTTGGCCCGATACACCCCGACAAATACAGCCTCAGAGGAGACCTGAGCATTGGAGAGCTAGACCTCACCCTTTCAAATGTGAAGCCAGCAGACGATGGGACATACTGCTGCATGACCAGTACATCACCAAACTCAATGACCTACCATCTGAAAATAGTTAATGGCAAGTGGTTTTCAGTCAATGTCCTTAAATCCTGGCCCAGGGAAAGTACTCCCTTTCTAAGTATGTGTTTGCCTttattgttgtttgtgtcactgaTCGTTGTAACAAACAGTATATTTACTATCAACTCACTGTGATACTAGACTTTTGTCCAACAGCAGCAAATGTCAGATTTTGGAATGTCGAATCATCACTAGAATTGACTTGCCTGGTCAAAATAATGACAATAGCTCATCACAATAATGACTTCAATGAAGCAATAACCCAGATTTGGTTAAGTTTAGGCAAGGACACAACTTGGTCAGTGTCGGGGCTATTGTTAATTAAGGGAGAAGTTACACGACCATTAGACCTGATCACGTGCTTACACCTGCTCAGCAGCCCTCTGGTGGACGAACTGTCATACTGCCTCCCGACGTATAACCACCTTGGTCAGACGTCCAATAGCGCAGTCTGAGGCATGCGACCTGGCTGACTTGCCTGAACTGTTTTATTTTGTCTTTGTCACACAGGTTGTGTGAGGGAGCTCCTGAAAGATGTTTGTTTCATTTATAATGACATTAAGCACTTTGCAAGCCCAAATGCAAACCAATGTCAACAGAACTGCACCCAACTTGATGCCTGTCAGTATTTCACATATATTCACAGGTAGACATGTTCAATTGAAATATACAACATTCCAATGGTACAGCTGTTAGTGTAGTTTTTATAACGGTTACTGGTACCCACAGATATCCTATCAAATTACAATATATTTACCAATGGATTGTTTTATACAATATTTGACCATATTTGATCTGTTTCTATAATTAAAGCTTTTCTTTACCAATATGGATGATTCTGTTAGAATCTCATTGTGCATTCTAATAATTCTGTATGTCATTTTATGCTGCTACCAGTAACACTGATCATAGTAGTTCGTAAACATTGAAAAGGAATCTCCAGCTGCACATAGCTTCATAACCTCAACAGCGAATTTACCACGTGACTGAGTTAGCAATTACACAGACTTTCATATGTAACAGATATCAACATAATCAAAAGATAATGTCTAACTAAATGTTGATCTTCTCACAAAGTCGACAGGAGTGCTATCTGAAGGGCTCAGCTGGTGGCAGGGCAATGAATGTGATACACTTAGAAGACAGAGTTTCAGGCTACACCCTTAAAGACTGCGAGGAAAAAGGTAAGCACCTCCACCTGTTTATCTGAAGATCGTTATAAAGACACATTCCGCAGCTTTTCCTTCTCTTTTGGACCACTATCATGGGTAGTATTCACTAGAATCAGAAAAGGAAGCAAACGGGCCAAACTAGAGCtgtctgaatttgtccaatacgCTATGCAAGTGATGCATTGTTTCCGAGGAAGTAGCCTTGTCGTTCAGGGCCATTCACCAACAcaaatataattatatatacagtaccactcaaacatttggacacacctactcattcaggggtttttctttatttgcactattttctacattgtataataatagtgaagacatgaaaactataaaataacacatatggactcatgtaaaaaaaaaaatcaaatcaaatcaaaaagtgtttggttaaacaaatctaaatatattttatatgttagattcttcaaagtagccaccctttgccttgataacagctttgcacaatcttggcattctctcaactagcttgaCCTGGAATggttttcaaacagtcttgaaggagttcccacataggctgagcacatgttggctgcttttccttcactctgcagtccaactaatccaaaaccatctcaattgagttgaggtcgggtgattgtggaggccaggtcatctgatgcatcactctccttcttggtcaaataacccttacacagcctggaggtgtgttgggtcattgtcctgttgaaaaacaaattgttgtcccactaagtgcaaaccagatgggatagcgtatTGCTGCATAATGCTGttatagccatgctggttaaatatgcattgaattttaaataaatcacagacagtgtcaccagtaaagcacccccacaccttcacaccacctcctccatgcttcacgttaggaaccacacatgcagagatcatccgttcacctattctgcgtctcacaaagatatggcggctggaaccaaaaacctcaaatttggactcatcagaccaaaggacagatttctaccagtcttgtatttcttggcccaagcaagtctcttcttcttattggtgtcctttacaagtggtttctttgcagcaattcaaccatgaaggcctgattcacgcagtctcctctgaacagttgatgctgagatgtgtctgttgcttgaactctgtgaagcatttatttgggctgaaatctgaggtgcagttattctcatgaatttatcctctgcaacagaggtacctcttggtcttcctttcctgtggcggtcctcatgagagccagtttcatcatagcacttgatgttttttaaaacattttatttgatttaacctttatttaactaggcaagtcagttaagaacaaattcttatttacaatgacggcctacaaggaggcaaaaggcctcctgcggggacgggggctgggattaaaaatatatatttaaaaaatatataaatataggacaaaacacacatcacaacaagagagacaacactacataaatagagacctaagacaacaacatagcaaagcagcaacacatgcaacacagcatggtagcaacacaacatggcagcagcacaaaacatggtacaaacattattgggcacagacaacagcacaaacggcaagaagatagagacaacttttgcgactgcacttgaagaaactttaaaagttcttgacattttccggattaaccgatcttcatgtcttaaagtaatgatggactgtcgtttctctttgcttgtttgagctgttcttgccataaaatggacttggtcttttaccaaatagggctatcttctgtataccacccctaccttgtcacaacacaactgataggctcaaacgcattaagaaggttaagatattccacaaatgtacttttaataaggcacacctgttaattaaaatgcattccaggggactacctcatgaaactagttgagagaatgccaagcatgtgcaaagctttcatcaaggcaaaggatggctactttgaagaatctcaaatataaaatatattttgatttgtttaacacttttttggttactacattattccatatgtgttatttcatagttttgatgtcttcagtataattctacaatttaaaaaaaatatgaagaaatgagtaggcgtgtccaaccttttgactggtacgtaTATATCTTAAATtactgcatttttacaaatgttatgATATAATCGGCAATCCCATTGAAAAGATTACGGACATGATACGAAATGAGAGGCAGTTACTTTCAAAGGTTATAAGAaacgtttgtttttgttttctgttgcgaAACCTTTTGCAAAACCTTTTGCAACAGATGATGAATAAGAGCCTGATGAGTGCACtaatgtgcactaatgaataagTGCACTAATGAATAAGAGCCTGATGTCAAGATGTTTCTCTTCACAGGAAAGAAAACTGTAAGCATGGTGAAGATGTTTCTGAAAGTACCTCCAGGAG from Oncorhynchus tshawytscha isolate Ot180627B linkage group LG15, Otsh_v2.0, whole genome shotgun sequence includes the following:
- the LOC112267813 gene encoding uncharacterized protein LOC112267813 isoform X1, producing the protein MLSCVQVDCSKGRGPVLDFETRAQGGQMERWRLSLQASMFQFMLFTTLLLDLSAVSNTAVLVRNGSSVTLLCKNSSMSNACWSRTCNGFWCVEPIVEVSGPDIFGPIHPDKYSLRGDLSIGELDLTLSNVKPADDGTYCCMTSTSPNSMTYHLKIVNGCVRELLKDVCFIYNDIKHFASPNANQCQQNCTQLDACQYFTYIHSRQECYLKGSAGGRAMNVIHLEDRVSGYTLKDCEEKGKKTVSMVKMFLKVPPGVDLNDPLVKEQILTQIQAEITQTDGGASVRWKEQSDGKVFQKKGEKERMTVCKEVTGMLSETPTGDKVDFIYLKEKLNF
- the LOC112267813 gene encoding uncharacterized protein LOC112267813 isoform X2 produces the protein MLSCVQVDCSKGRGPVLDFETRAQGGQMERWRLSLQVSNTAVLVRNGSSVTLLCKNSSMSNACWSRTCNGFWCVEPIVEVSGPDIFGPIHPDKYSLRGDLSIGELDLTLSNVKPADDGTYCCMTSTSPNSMTYHLKIVNGCVRELLKDVCFIYNDIKHFASPNANQCQQNCTQLDACQYFTYIHSRQECYLKGSAGGRAMNVIHLEDRVSGYTLKDCEEKGKKTVSMVKMFLKVPPGVDLNDPLVKEQILTQIQAEITQTDGGASVRWKEQSDGKVFQKKGEKERMTVCKEVTGMLSETPTGDKVDFIYLKEKLNF